A stretch of Methanosphaerula palustris E1-9c DNA encodes these proteins:
- a CDS encoding ribose-phosphate diphosphokinase, protein MKVISTERSQVLGARVAASLGVELVDVKFSQFPDGESYLNRSSLDDQTVIIGSVTDNNALVELLLLIDACDTSENTLILPYMAYARQDQRFKDGEPISARAVARAVSRGVSRVKTINIHQEEALSYFDVPAEDLSMAPDIGRHLQVMGLTDPLLLAPDEGAARFVADVAAADGWDCDHLQKTRHSGDQVTIAPKLLPVEGREVVIIDDIISTGGTLATAAGMLTVQGASRVDAICVHGVLTGGAYAHLCASGVGQVIATDTIERGCSRITAADCIVRALQD, encoded by the coding sequence ATGAAGGTAATCAGTACAGAGCGTTCACAGGTGCTCGGTGCGCGTGTAGCAGCCAGTCTGGGCGTTGAACTGGTAGACGTCAAATTTTCCCAGTTTCCTGACGGGGAATCGTATCTGAACAGAAGCAGCCTCGACGATCAGACCGTGATTATTGGGAGCGTCACTGACAACAATGCCCTCGTCGAACTGCTGCTGCTGATCGACGCCTGCGATACCTCGGAGAACACCCTGATCCTCCCGTACATGGCATATGCACGTCAGGACCAGCGGTTCAAGGACGGTGAACCGATCTCTGCCCGGGCCGTAGCCCGGGCAGTCAGTAGAGGGGTCAGCAGGGTGAAAACGATCAACATCCATCAGGAGGAGGCGCTCTCGTACTTTGATGTCCCTGCAGAGGATCTCTCGATGGCACCAGATATCGGAAGACACCTGCAGGTGATGGGGTTGACCGATCCGTTGCTGCTGGCCCCTGACGAGGGAGCGGCCAGGTTTGTCGCTGATGTTGCAGCTGCCGACGGGTGGGACTGTGATCATCTGCAGAAGACACGACATTCGGGCGATCAGGTCACCATCGCACCCAAGTTGTTGCCGGTGGAAGGAAGGGAGGTCGTTATCATCGATGATATTATCTCTACCGGAGGGACGCTGGCCACGGCTGCCGGGATGCTAACTGTCCAGGGGGCATCCCGTGTCGACGCGATCTGCGTCCACGGGGTGCTGACAGGCGGAGCCTATGCTCACCTCTGTGCATCAGGGGTCGGCCAGGTGATCGCCACAGATACGATCGAACGGGGATGCAGCCGGATCACGGCCGCGGACTGCATCGTTCGAGCCCTGCAGGACTGA
- the rtcA gene encoding RNA 3'-terminal phosphate cyclase: MQPDHGRGLHRSSPAGLMLAIDGASLEGGGQIIRTAVACAALTGQSIVVDHIRARRSNPGLKNQHLAAIQAVAATCEAEVQGAMMGSNQLIFRPGSPRRAEVTVDTGTAGAIPLIIQAWLPVAMLHGGSLTVTGGTEVRGAPTIDYLEHLLLRVLRHHGAEVTLDIQQRGYFPAGGGTVKVTVAPSTLDPIRISESLRRSTGICSSAAGLPGHVVERQMSAAERAMRGIPDIEIPKRLKDLRTGGCPGSSCTVWAGTHGGSMLGRPGLPAEKIGAGAVANLQEECAVGSDVDQYLADQLLVYLAVAGGQYTSSRFTLHAKTMLWLLNLFRYRIRYSGDTITEFSA; the protein is encoded by the coding sequence ATGCAGCCGGATCACGGCCGCGGACTGCATCGTTCGAGCCCTGCAGGACTGATGCTTGCGATCGACGGCGCCTCTCTCGAAGGGGGCGGTCAGATCATCAGAACGGCGGTGGCCTGCGCTGCACTGACCGGCCAATCGATTGTGGTGGATCATATCCGGGCCAGGCGATCCAACCCGGGGCTGAAGAACCAGCACCTGGCCGCCATCCAGGCAGTGGCCGCCACCTGCGAGGCAGAGGTCCAGGGGGCGATGATGGGATCCAATCAACTGATCTTCCGGCCGGGATCCCCAAGGAGAGCGGAAGTCACGGTCGACACGGGGACGGCCGGGGCGATTCCGCTGATCATCCAGGCCTGGCTGCCGGTCGCGATGCTCCATGGGGGATCGCTCACGGTGACCGGCGGAACCGAGGTGCGAGGAGCGCCGACAATCGACTATCTGGAGCATCTGCTGTTGCGGGTGCTCAGGCACCACGGGGCGGAGGTCACCCTCGATATTCAGCAGCGGGGGTACTTCCCGGCAGGGGGCGGGACGGTGAAGGTCACGGTCGCCCCATCCACCCTCGACCCGATCAGGATCAGCGAATCACTCAGACGATCGACCGGCATCTGCTCCTCGGCCGCTGGCCTCCCGGGCCATGTTGTCGAGCGACAGATGTCCGCGGCAGAGAGAGCGATGCGAGGGATCCCAGATATCGAAATCCCGAAGCGGTTGAAAGATCTGCGGACTGGAGGTTGCCCGGGGTCGTCGTGCACAGTATGGGCCGGCACCCACGGGGGGAGCATGCTCGGAAGGCCGGGACTTCCCGCCGAGAAGATTGGGGCTGGAGCGGTTGCGAACCTACAGGAAGAATGCGCCGTAGGCAGCGATGTGGACCAGTACCTCGCCGACCAATTGCTCGTCTATCTGGCGGTCGCCGGAGGACAGTATACCTCCAGCAGGTTTACGCTTCACGCCAAGACGATGCTCTGGCTCCTCAATCTCTTCAGGTATCGAATCCGGTATTCCGGTGATACCATCACGGAGTTCTCTGCATGA
- a CDS encoding NOB1 family endonuclease → MKFVLDASFFFAGAETDRLPRQVNQEMELYTTPEVVDEVKDLSSRCRLEALTEVGLKVMTPSKEACHRVDLAAGVSGDRPVLSPTDISLLSLALDLVAILVTDDFAVQNTAKVVGVATAAIQQRKARYRRWRFRCSGCGRYYDEIGECQVCGAEIKRKLK, encoded by the coding sequence ATGAAATTTGTGCTGGACGCCTCGTTTTTCTTCGCCGGGGCAGAGACGGATCGGCTCCCCAGGCAGGTCAACCAAGAGATGGAACTGTACACAACGCCTGAGGTGGTGGACGAGGTGAAAGATCTCTCTTCCCGCTGCAGGCTCGAGGCGCTGACTGAAGTTGGGCTGAAGGTGATGACACCTTCAAAGGAGGCATGCCATCGGGTCGACCTTGCTGCAGGAGTCAGCGGGGATCGGCCGGTCCTCTCCCCGACCGACATATCTCTGCTCTCCCTCGCACTCGACCTAGTCGCTATCCTGGTGACCGACGACTTCGCAGTTCAGAACACGGCAAAGGTTGTAGGGGTCGCAACCGCGGCCATCCAGCAACGGAAGGCCAGGTACAGGCGATGGCGGTTCCGATGCTCAGGGTGTGGCAGATATTACGATGAGATCGGAGAATGCCAGGTCTGCGGAGCAGAGATCAAAAGAAAACTTAAATAG
- a CDS encoding orotate phosphoribosyltransferase-like protein translates to MSSLDELIQKARMLLSEGHSPGQIADELSLSMETVTWLLTQKKGDTAPKDVHIDWTVVSSNGHLLDGIASLMIERYYCAHPFESVEGQCPSLGSNAIVGIALSGVPLATLIAQKEQMKLAIYHPAKHSSGENPVGSISGNFSQVGGENAIIVDDVITSGRTMHEVVRYLRRHKATPLAIWVLFDKLGIKEVEGVPVYSVFTISRID, encoded by the coding sequence ATGTCATCCCTCGATGAATTGATACAGAAAGCAAGGATGCTCCTCTCTGAGGGGCACAGTCCCGGCCAGATAGCCGATGAACTGAGCCTCTCGATGGAGACCGTCACCTGGCTCTTGACCCAGAAGAAAGGGGATACAGCACCGAAAGACGTCCATATTGACTGGACGGTGGTCAGCAGCAATGGGCATCTCCTCGATGGGATCGCCTCGCTAATGATCGAACGATATTACTGCGCCCACCCCTTTGAATCCGTAGAAGGGCAGTGCCCTTCCCTTGGGAGTAATGCAATTGTTGGGATTGCACTGTCGGGGGTTCCGCTCGCAACCCTGATCGCCCAGAAAGAGCAGATGAAGCTGGCCATTTACCACCCGGCCAAGCATAGTAGTGGTGAGAATCCGGTCGGATCGATCAGCGGAAACTTCTCACAGGTAGGCGGAGAGAATGCGATCATCGTCGACGATGTGATCACCTCAGGGAGGACGATGCATGAGGTGGTCAGGTACCTGCGCAGGCACAAGGCAACGCCGCTCGCCATCTGGGTTCTCTTCGACAAGCTCGGGATCAAGGAGGTCGAGGGCGTTCCAGTCTATTCGGTCTTCACAATCTCGCGTATAGACTGA
- the thsA gene encoding thermosome subunit alpha, whose translation MLAGQPVIILKDNVERTRGQEAQRSNIAAAKAIASAVRTTLGPRGMDKMLVSSTGDVVITNDGATILHEISVQHPGAKMVIEVAETQDDEVGDGTTTACILVGSLMEQAEQMLVKQIHPTIIAQGYRLGMQKALEILNTMALKIDATDRDALLKIADTSMTGKSIESVKGKLNGIVVDAVMSVGETKNGKVVVDRDDIMIKKQTGESMDDAELIRGIVIDKSRVSEQMPSKVVEAKVALIASPLEVTKTQVKSKIKITDSAQMNAFGASERESLKKLADAVIAAGANVLLCQKGIADAVQFYLAKAGVLAVDDVKEKDMKYAAKALHATIVNKTEDLTAADLGYAALVAEKEDANLITISGCKNPKAITILLRGSTDYLIDELERAVVDGTSVVADAMEDGTFVVGGGAIETELLLKLREYAESVGGRVQIPLEAFANVFEAVPLTLAENSGYNPLDKLVALKSAHSNGQKFAGLNVYTGEIVDMFEAGVIEPLRVKKQAIQSAAETASMLIRVDDMMITQNRAPGQ comes from the coding sequence ATGCTTGCAGGACAGCCAGTCATCATTCTAAAGGATAATGTTGAGCGAACCAGAGGGCAGGAGGCCCAGCGCTCGAATATTGCAGCAGCAAAGGCGATAGCCTCGGCAGTGCGGACCACGCTCGGTCCCCGTGGGATGGACAAGATGCTGGTAAGTTCTACCGGCGATGTGGTCATCACCAACGATGGGGCAACGATCCTGCACGAGATCTCTGTCCAGCACCCCGGTGCCAAGATGGTGATCGAAGTCGCAGAGACACAGGACGACGAAGTCGGCGACGGTACCACCACCGCGTGTATCCTCGTTGGTTCCTTGATGGAACAGGCAGAGCAGATGCTCGTCAAACAGATCCACCCGACGATCATCGCCCAGGGGTACAGACTCGGGATGCAGAAGGCACTTGAGATCCTGAACACCATGGCACTGAAGATCGACGCGACGGACCGTGATGCACTGCTCAAGATTGCAGACACCTCGATGACCGGCAAGTCGATCGAGTCGGTCAAGGGAAAACTGAACGGGATCGTCGTCGATGCGGTGATGAGCGTTGGGGAGACCAAAAACGGTAAAGTCGTCGTCGATCGTGATGACATCATGATCAAGAAGCAGACCGGCGAGAGCATGGACGATGCTGAACTGATCCGTGGGATTGTCATCGACAAGAGCCGGGTCTCAGAGCAGATGCCGTCTAAGGTCGTCGAGGCGAAAGTCGCCCTGATTGCATCACCCCTCGAAGTGACCAAGACTCAGGTCAAGTCCAAGATCAAGATCACCGACTCTGCACAGATGAATGCATTCGGGGCCTCTGAACGCGAATCCTTGAAGAAACTCGCAGATGCCGTAATCGCCGCTGGCGCAAATGTGCTCCTCTGTCAGAAAGGGATTGCAGATGCAGTCCAGTTCTACCTAGCCAAGGCCGGAGTTCTCGCCGTCGACGACGTCAAGGAGAAGGATATGAAGTATGCGGCCAAGGCATTGCATGCGACGATCGTCAACAAGACCGAAGACCTGACCGCTGCAGACCTTGGGTACGCTGCACTGGTCGCAGAGAAGGAGGATGCAAATCTGATCACCATTTCCGGCTGCAAGAATCCAAAGGCGATCACCATCCTGCTCCGTGGTTCGACCGACTACCTGATCGATGAACTCGAGCGTGCCGTCGTCGACGGGACCAGCGTGGTCGCCGATGCGATGGAGGACGGAACCTTTGTGGTTGGTGGCGGCGCCATCGAGACCGAACTGCTGTTGAAACTCAGAGAGTATGCAGAGTCAGTCGGTGGTAGAGTCCAAATCCCGCTCGAAGCGTTCGCAAATGTCTTCGAAGCGGTCCCCCTGACCCTCGCCGAGAATTCAGGCTACAACCCCCTCGACAAACTGGTTGCGCTGAAGTCGGCACACTCCAATGGACAGAAGTTTGCCGGGCTCAATGTCTACACCGGCGAGATCGTCGACATGTTTGAGGCCGGAGTCATCGAACCACTGCGTGTCAAGAAGCAGGCGATTCAATCAGCCGCAGAGACAGCGAGCATGCTGATCCGTGTGGATGACATGATGATCACCCAGAACCGGGCACCAGGACAGTAA
- a CDS encoding hybrid sensor histidine kinase/response regulator, which translates to MIALLLVDDEPTLLEVARLFLERSGMITVTPAESPGGALALLKETPFDVIVSDYEMPGMNGIELLKIIRSTGNTIPFIIFTGKGREQIVIEALNQGADFYLQKGGDPRSQFAELEHKVKRAVAQQKSDLALRQSEERFRLLAENGTDMISCHTPDGTYRYASPACIHLLGYQPEELIGHAAYEFIHPDDIPKIRECAEKAVIDSSPSLTTYRIRRKDGRYCWVESTHRLIRIPGQGLETQVSSRDISARKVAEEQAWFQMELLNHISQAVVVTDPEGTIVSWNRSAEVLYGWKAGEARGKRRDVLIATLTDEPSKERITQATQGGEKWSEAIAVRRRDNLVVNVRMSWCPLHNQNQQQIGAVCVSEEVNPRTDRTNLYLDIMTHDINNAVMSALGYADCLSGMLDENEASMTTKLQTCIRHSIEIIDNISTIRKIAEEQKTPHNIDLDQVIKTQITHFPGTPIHYNGQRTIVSADDLLGGVLTNLIGNSRKFAGPKGTITIRVEPTDQEYLVSVEDNGPGIPDNKKQLIFNRFQRGAGEENRKGLGLYIAQMLVERYGGRIWADDRVAGEPGEGAAIRFTLPVARDLTGCEEI; encoded by the coding sequence ATGATTGCGCTGCTCCTCGTGGATGACGAACCCACCCTGCTCGAAGTGGCCCGTCTCTTTCTTGAACGTTCAGGGATGATTACTGTTACTCCCGCTGAATCTCCAGGAGGAGCGTTAGCACTGCTCAAAGAGACCCCATTCGACGTGATCGTCTCAGACTATGAGATGCCCGGGATGAATGGAATAGAACTTCTCAAGATCATCAGGTCAACAGGGAACACCATTCCATTCATCATCTTCACAGGAAAAGGGCGGGAGCAGATCGTCATCGAGGCCCTGAACCAGGGAGCCGATTTCTACCTCCAGAAGGGTGGAGACCCCCGTTCACAGTTCGCCGAGTTGGAGCACAAGGTGAAGAGGGCGGTTGCACAGCAGAAGAGCGACCTGGCTCTTCGTCAGAGTGAAGAGCGGTTCCGGCTGCTGGCTGAGAACGGGACCGATATGATCTCCTGTCATACCCCAGACGGGACTTACCGATATGCTTCACCGGCCTGCATACATCTCCTTGGGTACCAGCCAGAGGAACTGATTGGCCACGCCGCCTATGAGTTCATCCACCCCGACGATATTCCAAAGATCCGCGAGTGTGCAGAGAAGGCCGTTATCGATTCTTCACCATCCCTAACAACCTATCGGATCAGGCGAAAGGACGGGAGGTACTGCTGGGTCGAGTCGACCCACCGGCTGATCAGGATACCAGGACAGGGGCTGGAGACCCAGGTCTCATCACGGGACATCTCCGCACGGAAGGTTGCAGAGGAGCAGGCATGGTTCCAGATGGAACTGCTCAACCATATTAGCCAGGCGGTGGTCGTGACCGATCCAGAGGGGACGATCGTCTCCTGGAATCGAAGTGCCGAGGTGCTCTATGGCTGGAAGGCAGGAGAGGCCAGAGGGAAGAGGAGAGATGTCCTGATTGCCACGCTGACCGATGAACCCTCAAAAGAACGGATCACCCAGGCCACCCAGGGAGGAGAGAAGTGGAGTGAGGCGATCGCAGTCAGGCGACGTGATAACCTGGTGGTAAACGTCAGGATGAGCTGGTGTCCCCTCCATAACCAGAATCAGCAGCAGATCGGAGCGGTCTGTGTCTCTGAAGAAGTGAACCCCCGAACTGACAGGACAAACCTGTACCTCGACATCATGACCCATGATATCAACAATGCAGTTATGTCGGCCCTCGGGTACGCCGATTGTCTCTCTGGGATGCTCGATGAGAACGAAGCCTCGATGACAACAAAACTCCAGACCTGTATCCGCCATTCAATTGAGATCATCGATAACATCTCGACAATCAGAAAGATCGCCGAGGAACAGAAAACCCCCCATAATATCGATCTGGATCAGGTGATAAAAACCCAGATCACTCACTTTCCAGGAACACCGATTCACTATAACGGTCAGAGAACGATTGTCTCTGCAGATGACCTGCTTGGAGGGGTGCTGACCAACCTGATAGGGAACAGCAGAAAGTTCGCCGGTCCAAAAGGAACGATCACCATCAGGGTCGAACCGACTGATCAGGAGTACCTGGTCTCTGTGGAGGATAACGGCCCGGGTATCCCTGATAACAAGAAACAGTTGATCTTCAACCGGTTCCAGAGGGGTGCAGGCGAGGAGAACAGAAAAGGGCTCGGGTTGTACATCGCACAGATGCTGGTCGAACGGTATGGGGGAAGGATCTGGGCTGATGACCGGGTGGCAGGTGAGCCCGGTGAAGGGGCAGCGATCCGGTTCACCCTACCAGTGGCAAGGGATTTAACCGGCTGTGAAGAGATATGA
- a CDS encoding flavin reductase family protein, whose amino-acid sequence MKRSIGAETFLCVHPDLIVGTYDHQGRPNMMAAAWGGICSSDPPSVGISIRPSRYTHQSLLAKREFTISIPSEHYVAEADYVGIESGKTVDKFAVTGLTPKKSDLVDAPYVDEFPVVIECRLSNTLELGVHTLFIGEILDVKVDEAGLSPEGKPDLTKIRPLVYDSIEMGYYGLGEFLGRAFSKGRSFK is encoded by the coding sequence ATGAAGAGATCGATCGGTGCAGAGACATTCCTCTGTGTGCACCCGGACCTGATCGTGGGCACCTATGACCATCAGGGTAGGCCGAACATGATGGCCGCTGCATGGGGGGGAATCTGCAGCTCAGATCCGCCGAGCGTTGGAATCTCGATTCGGCCATCCCGGTATACCCACCAGTCGCTCCTTGCAAAGCGAGAATTTACGATCAGCATCCCCTCAGAGCACTATGTCGCCGAGGCCGATTATGTGGGGATTGAGTCAGGAAAGACAGTCGATAAGTTTGCGGTGACTGGACTGACCCCCAAAAAGAGCGACCTGGTCGACGCCCCGTACGTGGACGAGTTCCCGGTGGTCATCGAGTGCAGGCTATCAAACACCCTCGAACTCGGAGTGCATACGCTCTTCATAGGCGAGATCCTGGATGTGAAGGTGGACGAAGCAGGGCTCTCCCCTGAGGGAAAGCCGGACCTGACAAAGATCAGACCGCTCGTCTATGACTCGATTGAAATGGGGTACTACGGGCTTGGAGAGTTCCTCGGTAGGGCATTTTCAAAAGGGCGCTCATTCAAGTGA
- a CDS encoding NAD(P)/FAD-dependent oxidoreductase, translated as MNRSTSSRNTTADVVVVGAGPAGVTAAYLLAKDGHQVLLIDKATFPRKKLCAGCLTEKTRDLLSRTFGLTETYMIREGIVAATADHYQISCRREMICKRNTSIPFTFVDRTAYDAKLLAAAEEAGVTVITGCEVTSVDPLIGLVMTRDGRTITGRYLIGADGVNSRVRHAFPITPEDKNRWFQNLASTVEIKVPRSRLAPPFSGIDHPILFFDLPGWKAGYGWAFPGEEEVILGIGGLKQGGERRVAEIFKTCLAAKGLEDMVSHPQGWALPYGNFIRNPTFGVALLVGDAGGFVEPFLGEGIFYAHRTGELAAAAVHRALSEGGDAADHYQQLIRSLICPELKADLRGRNLLFHLVHRLPVPLIRVIITHSDNLLIGLIHGRRSWQWLRPAGNLHQRTEP; from the coding sequence ATGAACCGATCAACATCATCCCGAAACACCACTGCAGATGTTGTTGTGGTGGGTGCCGGCCCCGCCGGTGTCACAGCTGCCTACTTGTTGGCAAAGGACGGTCACCAGGTGTTGCTCATCGACAAGGCAACGTTCCCCCGGAAGAAACTCTGTGCCGGGTGTCTGACCGAGAAGACCCGAGACCTGCTCAGCCGGACCTTCGGGTTAACAGAAACTTATATGATCAGGGAGGGAATCGTCGCTGCAACCGCCGATCACTATCAGATCTCCTGTAGAAGGGAGATGATCTGCAAGCGGAACACATCGATACCCTTCACGTTTGTAGACAGGACTGCGTACGACGCGAAACTTCTGGCCGCCGCAGAGGAAGCAGGGGTGACGGTGATCACCGGGTGCGAGGTGACCAGCGTGGACCCTCTCATAGGTCTGGTGATGACCAGGGATGGAAGGACGATCACCGGCAGGTATCTGATCGGTGCCGACGGGGTGAACAGCAGGGTCAGACACGCGTTTCCTATCACCCCTGAAGATAAAAACCGATGGTTCCAGAACCTGGCCAGCACGGTGGAGATTAAGGTCCCTCGCTCCCGGCTGGCCCCGCCGTTCAGTGGGATCGATCACCCGATCCTCTTCTTCGACCTCCCAGGATGGAAGGCGGGCTATGGCTGGGCCTTCCCCGGAGAAGAAGAGGTGATCCTTGGCATCGGCGGGCTGAAACAGGGTGGGGAGAGAAGGGTCGCTGAGATCTTCAAAACCTGCCTGGCAGCCAAGGGACTTGAAGATATGGTTTCCCACCCCCAGGGTTGGGCCCTCCCCTATGGCAACTTCATACGGAATCCAACCTTTGGAGTGGCCCTGCTGGTCGGGGACGCCGGGGGGTTCGTTGAGCCGTTCCTCGGCGAAGGAATCTTTTATGCACACCGGACTGGCGAACTGGCAGCTGCAGCAGTGCACAGGGCCCTCTCAGAGGGGGGCGATGCGGCAGACCATTACCAACAACTGATCAGGTCACTGATCTGTCCTGAGTTAAAGGCTGATCTCCGGGGACGTAACCTGCTCTTCCACCTAGTCCATCGCCTGCCGGTTCCACTGATCAGGGTGATCATCACCCACTCAGATAATCTACTGATCGGACTGATTCACGGTCGGCGATCATGGCAATGGCTCCGCCCTGCCGGGAACCTCCACCAGCGGACCGAACCCTGA
- a CDS encoding ABC transporter permease subunit produces the protein MIRSLLVVAEKETYQILHTRSLLLSALVFAVIFGGMSVPAAGASGGERLDTLLFTVVLMLGIFSGYLFSGQTFLREKQDGSIETLLCSPLTLQELWAGKVLGAVIPAYLIALVSAGLMTGAAFFVPLAGEGPGRFWSGELLVHLLVVVPCTIAAVVGLLGLSQLLLGMRENRVIGIVVILVMVTLLSTARSLASATGEITWVTEGAVLLVALLLLLATTVLTRLLSRERIVMTLP, from the coding sequence ATGATTCGATCTCTGCTGGTGGTGGCAGAGAAGGAGACCTATCAGATCTTGCATACAAGGAGCCTGCTCCTTTCAGCCCTGGTCTTTGCCGTGATCTTTGGCGGGATGTCGGTGCCTGCGGCAGGTGCTTCAGGTGGAGAACGTCTCGACACGCTCCTCTTCACGGTGGTGCTGATGCTTGGGATCTTTTCCGGGTACCTCTTCTCAGGACAGACCTTCCTGCGGGAGAAACAGGATGGGTCGATCGAGACCCTGCTCTGCTCGCCGCTGACACTTCAGGAACTCTGGGCAGGAAAGGTGCTCGGGGCGGTGATCCCGGCCTACCTGATAGCCCTTGTCTCCGCAGGGCTGATGACCGGCGCCGCCTTCTTCGTTCCCCTGGCCGGGGAAGGTCCAGGTCGATTCTGGTCGGGTGAACTGCTCGTCCATCTACTGGTGGTAGTTCCGTGCACCATCGCCGCCGTCGTTGGCCTGCTTGGCCTCTCGCAGTTGCTACTCGGGATGCGTGAGAACCGGGTGATCGGGATCGTCGTGATCCTGGTGATGGTCACCCTGCTGAGCACCGCACGGTCCCTGGCCTCCGCGACCGGGGAGATCACCTGGGTGACGGAAGGGGCCGTGCTCCTAGTGGCGTTGCTGTTGCTGCTGGCAACGACCGTTTTGACCAGACTCCTCTCCCGCGAGCGGATCGTGATGACCCTCCCCTGA